A single genomic interval of Hafnia alvei harbors:
- a CDS encoding ABC transporter permease: MKSSPFLLALFPVVLFFAGALPILAALLALTQPLSDISSFNNFIQPWTLLLQWPGLMRSVGLSLWSAIAATLISLWLALALCGQVIQRASGAARAVSSAILAMPHIALATGLILLLSPSGWLLRLISPTFTGFVRPPDWTIVNDPYALSLILLLVIKETPFLFLLAFNIAGRIDVARQMQAGNALGYHSEKVWWLLLVPQILVALRLPLFCVLAFGLSAVDIAILLGPQQPTTLALLVWQWISEPSMGHQSLAAAGTLLLIAMTLASFGAWGCGEKLWLKYCRNAYGQRRNTWRMPLAPLWTIGVLLTLGAYAVLFVWSIAWRWPFSSSFPLQWTDDYWLTSIHQLSAPIMNSLLIAGMANLLSLVLCVGFLEWQFYTRSKTNFWLLLAPLLIPQISLIFGLQHMAAWLDVIGLLPSVVFAHMVFIVPYYFLSLSGAWQAFDSRLLYTAQSLGKAPWTCFWRIKIRLLSKPLTLSVALGFAVSMGLYLPTLGLGAGRFPTLATETVAYASGIDRRMAAVAALWQTFIPLLVYGIALFLPFILTRNKKL, translated from the coding sequence ATGAAGAGCAGCCCTTTTCTTTTAGCGCTGTTCCCCGTTGTGCTGTTCTTTGCCGGAGCGTTGCCAATATTGGCAGCGCTGCTGGCACTGACTCAGCCGCTGTCTGACATTTCCTCTTTCAATAACTTCATCCAGCCGTGGACGCTTTTACTCCAATGGCCAGGTTTGATGCGCTCGGTTGGCCTGAGTTTATGGAGCGCAATCGCCGCTACCTTAATATCACTTTGGTTGGCATTAGCGCTTTGCGGGCAAGTTATACAGCGCGCCAGCGGGGCCGCTCGCGCTGTTTCGAGCGCGATTTTAGCCATGCCGCATATTGCACTGGCGACCGGACTCATACTGCTGTTATCTCCTTCAGGTTGGCTACTCAGGCTTATATCCCCAACATTTACGGGTTTTGTGCGCCCGCCTGATTGGACGATCGTCAATGACCCTTATGCCCTGTCCTTAATTCTTTTACTGGTGATCAAAGAGACACCCTTTTTATTTTTGCTGGCGTTTAACATCGCGGGGCGAATTGATGTGGCCCGTCAAATGCAGGCTGGTAACGCATTGGGTTACCACAGTGAAAAAGTCTGGTGGTTGCTATTAGTGCCGCAAATACTGGTGGCCCTGCGCCTGCCGCTGTTTTGCGTGCTCGCCTTTGGGCTATCCGCCGTGGATATTGCGATTCTATTGGGGCCACAGCAGCCAACCACCTTGGCGTTGTTAGTTTGGCAATGGATAAGCGAACCCTCGATGGGGCACCAGTCTTTGGCCGCCGCTGGCACGCTGTTGCTTATTGCGATGACATTAGCCAGCTTTGGCGCATGGGGATGCGGTGAAAAACTCTGGTTGAAATATTGTCGCAACGCTTATGGGCAAAGGCGCAACACATGGCGTATGCCGCTTGCTCCGCTCTGGACAATTGGCGTGCTGTTAACGCTAGGTGCTTACGCGGTACTCTTCGTTTGGTCTATTGCGTGGCGTTGGCCTTTCTCTTCTTCTTTCCCGCTACAGTGGACCGATGATTATTGGCTTACCAGCATTCATCAGCTCAGTGCGCCGATTATGAATAGCCTGCTCATTGCGGGGATGGCGAACCTGTTAAGCTTGGTGCTGTGCGTTGGTTTTTTGGAGTGGCAATTTTATACGCGTAGCAAAACGAACTTTTGGCTTCTGCTCGCCCCACTGTTGATACCACAAATCAGCCTAATCTTCGGCTTACAGCATATGGCCGCTTGGCTGGATGTTATTGGCCTGCTGCCCAGCGTTGTCTTTGCCCATATGGTGTTTATCGTTCCGTACTATTTTCTTAGCCTCAGCGGCGCGTGGCAGGCTTTCGATTCACGACTGCTCTACACCGCACAATCTCTTGGCAAAGCGCCTTGGACCTGTTTCTGGCGCATCAAGATCCGTTTATTGAGCAAACCACTAACGCTTTCCGTTGCGCTAGGTTTCGCGGTTAGCATGGGATTATATTTACCCACGCTGGGCTTAGGCGCTGGGCGCTTCCCCACATTGGCAACTGAAACCGTTGCCTATGCATCCGGTATCGATCGTCGAATGGCTGCCGTTGCGGCCCTGTGGCAAACGTTCATTCCGCTTTTGGTTTACGGTATCGCGCTATTTCTGCCATTCATATTAACAAGGAATAAAAAACTGTGA
- the prc gene encoding carboxy terminal-processing peptidase — MNKFFRVSAIALALFAGASFAADNVAYNINQLPQLRQEPQHATVSERVTSRFTRSHYRQFDLNDDFSKKIFARYLNMLDYNHNVLLASDVAQFKDRETALDDELKSGQLDTAYALFNLAQKRRFERYEYALSLLKSPMTFDGNDTIDVDRSKSPWPTSTEELNKLWEAKVKYDELNLKLAGKDWPEIQKILTKRYQFAIKRLTQSKSEDVFQLFMNAFAHEIDPHTNYLSPRNTEQFNTEMSLSLEGIGAVLQQTEDDYTQINSMVAGGPAAKSKSLKVGDRIVGVGQPGKPMVDVIGWRLDDVVELIKGPKGSKVRLEILPAGKGTKTRTITLTRERIRLEDRAVKMSVKTVDGKKVGVLDIPGFYVGLTDDVKVQLQKLEKQNVSSVIIDLRSNGGGALTEAVSLSGLFIPNGPVVQVRDNNGKIREDADTDGVVYYKGPLVVLVDRFSASASEIFAAAMQDYDRALIVGEPTFGKGTVQQYRSVNRIYDQMLRPEWPELGSVQYTIQKFYRINGGSTQRKGVTPDIIMPTGLESIDTGESFEDNALPWDSIKAATYDKAGDVQKFDPVLLADHNQRIASNPEFQYIEQDIAHYKALKDRKNIVSLNYAQREKENKDDDATRLKRINERLKVAGKKPIKSLDDLPKDYQEPDPYLDETVKIALDLAQQMQGSSK, encoded by the coding sequence ATGAACAAATTTTTCAGGGTATCAGCGATAGCCCTGGCGTTATTCGCTGGTGCCAGCTTTGCGGCTGATAATGTTGCTTACAACATTAATCAGTTACCGCAGTTGCGCCAAGAGCCGCAGCACGCGACCGTCAGTGAACGGGTGACGTCACGTTTTACGCGCTCTCATTATCGTCAGTTCGATTTGAACGATGATTTTTCTAAAAAGATCTTTGCGCGTTACCTCAATATGTTGGACTACAACCATAACGTGTTGTTGGCCTCTGACGTTGCGCAGTTCAAAGACCGTGAGACGGCGCTGGATGATGAGTTAAAATCCGGCCAATTAGATACCGCTTATGCGCTGTTTAATTTGGCACAAAAACGTCGCTTCGAACGCTACGAATATGCACTGTCCTTGCTGAAATCTCCGATGACTTTCGACGGTAACGACACCATTGATGTCGACCGTAGCAAATCACCGTGGCCAACCAGCACGGAAGAGTTGAATAAGCTTTGGGAAGCCAAAGTTAAATACGATGAATTGAACCTGAAACTGGCCGGTAAAGATTGGCCAGAGATTCAAAAAATCCTGACCAAACGCTACCAGTTTGCGATTAAACGTCTCACTCAAAGCAAAAGCGAAGACGTTTTCCAACTGTTCATGAACGCGTTTGCGCATGAGATTGATCCCCATACCAACTATCTGTCCCCGCGTAATACTGAGCAGTTTAATACCGAAATGAGCCTGTCTCTGGAAGGTATCGGTGCAGTGCTTCAGCAGACCGAAGACGACTATACCCAGATTAACTCGATGGTTGCCGGTGGACCTGCAGCGAAGAGTAAATCTCTCAAAGTTGGCGATCGCATCGTTGGCGTTGGCCAGCCGGGCAAACCGATGGTAGATGTGATTGGCTGGCGTCTTGATGACGTGGTTGAGTTGATCAAAGGGCCAAAAGGCAGCAAAGTTCGTTTGGAAATTCTGCCAGCAGGTAAGGGTACCAAAACACGCACTATCACGTTAACGCGTGAACGGATCCGCTTGGAAGATCGCGCGGTGAAAATGAGCGTGAAAACCGTTGATGGCAAGAAAGTCGGGGTTCTGGATATTCCTGGCTTCTACGTCGGCCTGACCGACGACGTCAAAGTACAGCTGCAGAAGCTGGAAAAACAGAACGTGAGCAGCGTGATTATCGATCTGCGCAGCAACGGCGGCGGTGCGTTAACCGAAGCGGTATCGCTTTCTGGCCTGTTTATTCCTAACGGTCCTGTTGTTCAGGTGCGCGATAATAACGGTAAAATTCGTGAAGATGCGGATACCGACGGCGTTGTTTACTATAAAGGCCCGCTGGTAGTTCTGGTTGATCGCTTCAGTGCGTCAGCGTCAGAAATCTTCGCTGCGGCTATGCAGGATTACGATCGTGCGCTGATTGTTGGTGAACCAACCTTCGGTAAAGGTACCGTGCAGCAATATCGTTCGGTAAATCGTATTTACGATCAGATGCTGCGTCCAGAGTGGCCGGAGCTGGGTTCAGTTCAATACACAATCCAGAAGTTCTACCGTATTAACGGCGGTAGTACTCAGCGTAAAGGCGTGACACCAGATATTATTATGCCGACGGGGCTGGAATCGATTGATACTGGCGAAAGCTTTGAAGACAACGCCTTGCCTTGGGATAGCATTAAAGCGGCTACCTACGATAAAGCCGGGGATGTGCAGAAGTTTGATCCGGTTCTGTTAGCCGATCACAATCAGCGTATCGCGTCGAATCCTGAGTTCCAATATATTGAGCAGGACATCGCTCACTATAAAGCGCTCAAAGATCGCAAAAATATCGTCTCTCTTAACTATGCACAGCGTGAGAAAGAGAACAAAGATGATGATGCAACCCGCCTGAAACGCATTAATGAACGCCTGAAAGTTGCGGGCAAAAAGCCAATTAAATCACTTGATGATTTGCCAAAAGATTATCAAGAGCCCGATCCTTACTTGGATGAAACGGTAAAAATTGCGCTTGATCTTGCTCAGCAAATGCAGGGCAGCTCAAAATAA
- the punR gene encoding DNA-binding transcriptional activator PunR, with translation MWSEYSLEVVDAVARTGSFSAAAQELHRVPSAVSYTVRQLETWLAVSLFERRHRDVELTEAGAFFVDEARTIIKKMNSTRRQCQQVANGWRGQLNVAVDRIVNPRRSRQLVVDFYRHFPDMELMIHPEVFNGVWDALVAGRVEVAIGATRAVPAGGRFSFRDMGFLRWHCLVSPDHPLATLEGELSDDKIRPFPALCIEDTSRDLPKRDTWLLDNQRRLVVPDWQSACDCLENGLCVGLMPAHMAEPLVHAGKLKILELAQPFPDSACCVTWEDHTRSPAIDWLLDYLGDTETMNQEWLSPE, from the coding sequence ATGTGGTCGGAATACTCATTAGAGGTTGTTGATGCGGTTGCTAGGACGGGAAGTTTTAGTGCCGCAGCCCAAGAACTGCACCGTGTGCCGTCTGCCGTGAGTTATACGGTCCGCCAACTAGAAACTTGGCTAGCGGTATCACTGTTTGAGCGGCGTCATCGAGATGTTGAGCTCACCGAGGCAGGCGCATTTTTTGTTGATGAAGCTCGAACTATTATCAAAAAAATGAATTCCACCCGCCGTCAATGTCAACAGGTAGCAAATGGCTGGCGTGGACAGCTAAATGTTGCAGTAGATCGCATCGTTAATCCTCGCCGAAGTCGCCAACTGGTGGTCGATTTTTACCGCCATTTTCCTGATATGGAATTAATGATCCACCCAGAAGTGTTCAACGGCGTATGGGATGCACTGGTCGCCGGACGCGTAGAGGTGGCGATAGGAGCGACGCGCGCGGTTCCCGCCGGAGGGCGTTTTTCTTTTCGCGATATGGGGTTTCTACGCTGGCATTGTCTGGTTAGCCCCGATCATCCGCTGGCAACGCTGGAGGGTGAGTTAAGTGACGACAAAATTCGTCCCTTTCCTGCTTTATGCATTGAAGACACATCTCGAGATCTGCCTAAGCGCGATACGTGGCTATTAGATAACCAGCGCCGCTTGGTGGTGCCTGATTGGCAGTCGGCCTGCGATTGCCTGGAGAATGGGCTTTGCGTTGGCTTGATGCCTGCACACATGGCAGAACCGTTGGTTCATGCGGGTAAGCTGAAGATCTTAGAATTGGCTCAACCGTTTCCTGATAGCGCTTGCTGCGTAACTTGGGAAGATCATACCCGTTCGCCGGCGATTGACTGGTTGCTTGATTATTTAGGTGATACTGAAACGATGAATCAAGAGTGGCTGAGCCCTGAATAG
- a CDS encoding ATP-binding cassette domain-containing protein, which produces MTVLALEQFQLFLHGTPLTSALNTHVEGGQILTLMGPSGCGKSSLLMAISGHAHAPLSTQGKVLIDNREVTELPAYQRKIGLLFQDDLLFPHLNVEQNLLFALPDNTSREEQHRQVALALGKIGMNEFSSRYPDELSGGQRARISLLRTLLSRPRVVALDEPFSKLDKALRQQFRQWVFSELRQANIATLLVTHDEDDVPPHGQIIML; this is translated from the coding sequence GTGACGGTTTTAGCGCTCGAGCAATTTCAGCTTTTCCTGCATGGCACACCGCTAACTTCAGCGTTGAATACCCACGTAGAAGGCGGCCAAATACTCACGCTGATGGGGCCAAGCGGCTGCGGGAAATCGAGCTTATTGATGGCCATTTCTGGACACGCTCACGCCCCACTCTCAACGCAGGGAAAAGTGCTGATTGATAATCGCGAGGTGACTGAGCTTCCTGCCTATCAGCGAAAGATAGGGCTGTTATTCCAAGATGATTTGCTGTTTCCCCACCTTAACGTTGAGCAAAACTTGCTCTTCGCATTACCAGATAACACCAGCAGAGAAGAACAGCATCGGCAGGTCGCACTGGCATTGGGGAAAATTGGCATGAACGAATTTTCATCTCGCTATCCTGATGAATTATCTGGCGGCCAGCGCGCCAGAATCAGTTTGTTACGCACCCTGCTTTCTCGCCCTCGCGTGGTGGCTTTGGATGAGCCTTTTTCCAAGCTTGATAAAGCGCTGCGACAACAGTTTCGCCAGTGGGTCTTTAGCGAATTACGTCAGGCGAATATTGCCACCCTGCTAGTGACACACGACGAAGACGATGTTCCGCCACATGGCCAAATCATCATGCTCTAA
- the proQ gene encoding RNA chaperone ProQ, whose translation MENQPKLNSSKEVIAFLAQRFPQCFSAEGEARPLKIGIFQDLVERMQGDENGLSKTQLRSALRLYTSSWRYLHGVKVGAERVDLDGNSCGVLEEQHVEHARQQLEEAKARVQAQRAEQQAKKREAGETTENRRPRPAGKKPAARRTDAANGDKEVRKPRTPRPQQDRTPRANTESAKPRAVPVTDITKLTVGQGVKVSAGKSAMDASVLEITKDGVRVQLSNGLAMIVRAEHLQF comes from the coding sequence ATGGAAAATCAACCCAAGTTGAATAGTAGTAAAGAAGTCATTGCATTTTTAGCCCAGCGTTTCCCGCAGTGCTTTAGCGCAGAGGGCGAAGCACGTCCGTTGAAAATCGGTATCTTTCAGGATCTGGTTGAGCGGATGCAGGGAGATGAAAACGGACTGAGCAAGACTCAGCTACGTTCAGCGCTCCGTCTGTACACCTCAAGCTGGCGTTATCTGCACGGCGTGAAAGTGGGTGCGGAACGAGTCGATCTTGACGGTAATTCGTGTGGTGTGCTGGAAGAGCAGCATGTGGAACACGCTCGTCAACAGTTAGAAGAAGCCAAAGCGCGAGTTCAAGCACAACGTGCAGAACAGCAGGCGAAAAAACGTGAGGCTGGGGAAACGACTGAGAATCGTCGCCCACGTCCAGCGGGTAAAAAACCTGCTGCACGTCGTACCGATGCTGCTAACGGTGATAAAGAAGTGCGTAAACCACGCACTCCTCGCCCGCAACAGGATCGCACGCCTCGCGCGAACACAGAATCAGCTAAACCGCGTGCTGTACCGGTGACTGACATTACTAAACTGACCGTAGGTCAGGGCGTAAAAGTCAGCGCAGGTAAAAGTGCGATGGACGCTTCCGTATTGGAAATCACCAAAGATGGTGTACGCGTTCAGCTTTCTAACGGTCTGGCGATGATTGTGCGCGCAGAACACTTGCAGTTCTGA
- the htpX gene encoding protease HtpX, translated as MMRIALFLLTNLAVMLVFGVVLSLTGIQSSSVQGLMVMALLFGFGGSIVSLLMSKWMALRSVGGEVIEQPRNETERWLVETVRRQSQQAGIDMPQVAIYHAPDMNAFATGARRNASLVAVSTGLLQNMSRDEAEAVLAHEISHVANGDMVTMTLVQGVVNTFVIFISRLIAQVAAGFLSGNRDEGESSSGNPMIYFAVSMVLEIVFGILASIITMWFSRYREFRADAGSANLVGREKMIAALQRLKTSYEPQEEGSMMAFCINGRNKSFSELFLSHPPLDKRIEALRTGQYLK; from the coding sequence ATGATGCGTATCGCTTTGTTCCTGCTAACCAACCTTGCTGTCATGCTGGTGTTTGGTGTGGTGTTAAGCCTGACAGGGATCCAGTCCAGCAGCGTGCAAGGGCTGATGGTGATGGCACTGCTGTTCGGCTTTGGTGGTTCTATTGTTTCGCTGTTGATGTCTAAGTGGATGGCTTTGCGTTCGGTTGGGGGAGAAGTTATCGAGCAACCACGCAATGAGACAGAGCGTTGGTTGGTTGAGACCGTCCGCCGTCAGTCTCAGCAGGCAGGTATTGATATGCCGCAGGTTGCGATTTACCACGCACCGGATATGAACGCATTCGCAACAGGTGCGCGTCGCAATGCATCACTGGTGGCGGTGAGCACCGGTTTATTGCAAAACATGAGTCGTGATGAGGCCGAAGCCGTGCTCGCGCACGAAATCAGCCACGTTGCCAATGGTGATATGGTGACGATGACGCTGGTTCAGGGCGTGGTGAACACCTTCGTTATCTTCATCTCGCGCCTGATCGCTCAGGTAGCTGCTGGATTCTTGTCGGGCAACCGCGATGAGGGTGAAAGCAGCAGCGGCAACCCAATGATTTATTTCGCGGTATCCATGGTATTGGAGATTGTATTCGGGATCTTAGCGAGCATTATTACTATGTGGTTCTCGCGTTATCGTGAATTCCGCGCTGATGCGGGGTCGGCTAATTTAGTAGGGCGTGAAAAAATGATCGCTGCACTACAACGCTTGAAAACAAGCTATGAGCCGCAGGAAGAAGGGAGCATGATGGCATTTTGCATCAATGGTCGTAATAAATCATTTAGCGAACTGTTCCTGTCACATCCGCCGTTGGATAAGCGTATTGAAGCCTTACGTACCGGCCAATATCTGAAGTAA
- the punC gene encoding purine nucleoside transporter PunC — MRTSSFFMFYLAGLSMLGYLATDMYLPAFGAMQQDLNASAGAISASLSIFLAGFAFAQLVWGPLSDRIGRKPVLAMGLTLFSLGCLGMLWVDTTTELLVLRFVQAIGVCSAAVTWQALVIDRYSKGVANRVFATIMPLVALSPALAPLLGAWLLNHLEWQAIFAVLFGISLLLLIPTLMLKDERRKPAENQPKENISFFQLMRSNIFSGNVMIFAACSAGFFAWLTGSPFILGDMGYGPNDIGLSYVPQTIAFLIGGYGCRALLSRIGGNLMLPWLLVVYSLSMVGMFAMALLGSPGLFALLVPFCIMAMANGAIYPIVVANALTPFPESSGKAAALQNTLQLGVCFLASLLVSVFVESALLATTAIMAGTVVLVAFGYWLKSDNVTRKLSDESLAASESGKKHQSQH, encoded by the coding sequence ATGCGAACTTCATCATTTTTCATGTTCTATCTGGCCGGATTGAGCATGCTGGGATATCTGGCCACTGATATGTATCTTCCCGCTTTTGGTGCGATGCAGCAGGATCTTAATGCTTCCGCTGGTGCCATCAGTGCGAGTCTCAGTATTTTCCTCGCCGGTTTTGCCTTCGCGCAGCTGGTATGGGGGCCTCTGTCCGATCGCATCGGGCGTAAGCCGGTTTTAGCCATGGGCTTAACCCTGTTTAGTCTTGGCTGCTTGGGCATGCTGTGGGTGGATACCACCACAGAGCTTCTGGTGCTGCGCTTTGTGCAGGCGATTGGGGTGTGCTCTGCCGCCGTGACGTGGCAGGCGCTGGTTATCGACCGCTACAGCAAAGGCGTTGCCAATCGCGTGTTCGCTACCATCATGCCGTTGGTGGCATTGTCCCCAGCTCTTGCGCCGCTATTGGGCGCGTGGTTGCTTAACCATTTAGAATGGCAGGCTATCTTTGCCGTGCTGTTTGGCATCTCTTTGCTGCTGTTAATCCCAACCCTCATGCTTAAAGATGAGCGTCGGAAACCCGCAGAAAACCAGCCTAAAGAGAACATCAGCTTTTTCCAACTGATGCGCTCGAATATTTTCTCCGGCAACGTGATGATTTTCGCGGCGTGCTCCGCCGGTTTCTTCGCGTGGCTCACCGGTTCACCGTTCATTTTAGGCGATATGGGCTATGGCCCGAATGACATTGGCCTAAGCTATGTTCCACAGACCATCGCATTTTTGATTGGCGGCTATGGCTGCCGCGCGCTGCTGAGCCGTATCGGCGGAAACTTAATGCTGCCTTGGCTGTTAGTGGTATACAGCCTGAGCATGGTAGGAATGTTTGCGATGGCGCTGCTGGGTTCACCGGGACTCTTTGCGCTGTTAGTCCCTTTCTGCATTATGGCCATGGCAAACGGCGCGATTTACCCTATCGTGGTTGCCAATGCATTAACGCCATTCCCAGAAAGCAGTGGCAAAGCAGCGGCATTGCAGAACACTCTACAGTTAGGCGTCTGTTTCTTGGCAAGCCTGCTGGTATCCGTTTTTGTCGAGTCAGCGTTATTGGCCACAACCGCCATCATGGCGGGCACCGTAGTATTGGTTGCTTTCGGTTACTGGCTCAAAAGTGACAATGTCACAAGAAAATTATCCGATGAATCGCTAGCGGCGAGTGAATCAGGTAAAAAACATCAGTCACAGCATTAA
- a CDS encoding GAF domain-containing protein: MSKKEFYADLARDLAALSSGEYNFIATLSNASALIYERLEDVNWVGFYLIDGNTLVLAPFQGKLACVRIPVGKGVCGTAFAKNEIQRVADVHAFAGHIACDAASNAEIVLPIEVNGQVIGVLDIDSTVYDRFDKEDENGLKSVASALSEHLKECDSTKFVTFA, translated from the coding sequence ATGAGTAAAAAAGAGTTTTATGCCGACCTAGCGCGTGATTTAGCTGCTCTAAGCAGCGGCGAATATAACTTTATCGCAACATTATCCAATGCAAGTGCGCTAATTTACGAGCGATTAGAGGATGTTAACTGGGTCGGATTCTATTTGATTGATGGTAATACGCTGGTACTTGCGCCTTTCCAAGGGAAATTAGCCTGTGTGCGAATTCCTGTAGGTAAAGGTGTATGTGGTACTGCGTTTGCCAAAAATGAGATCCAACGCGTTGCCGATGTGCACGCTTTTGCCGGTCATATTGCCTGTGATGCAGCCAGCAATGCTGAAATTGTGCTGCCTATTGAGGTAAATGGACAAGTTATTGGGGTTTTAGATATCGATAGCACAGTTTATGACCGATTCGATAAAGAAGATGAAAATGGTTTAAAATCAGTGGCTTCTGCTCTTTCTGAACACTTAAAAGAGTGCGACAGCACAAAATTTGTGACATTTGCATAA
- the cfa gene encoding cyclopropane fatty acyl phospholipid synthase encodes MSSSCIEDLSVQNSQWYRIASEMLQSADIEVNGSRPFDIRVKNPHFFKRVLQEGSLGLGESYMDGWWECDRLDIFFQKVLRAGLENQLPHHIKDTLRVAAARLTNLQSKKRAWIVGKEHYDLGNDLFSLMLDPYMQYSCAYWKDATTLKQAQEAKLKLICEKLQLRPGMTLLDIGCGWGGLAAYAAKNYGVSVHGVTISAEQQKMAQERCKDLDVQILLQDYRDLNAQYDRIVSVGMFEHVGPKNYQTYFNVVARNLKPDGLFLLHTIGANETNMHVDPWINKYIFPNGCLPSVKHIATTSEGKFVMEDWHNIGADYDRTLMAWYERFVQNWPKIEHNYSQRFFRMFSYYLNACAGAFRARDIQLWQVVFSPRGTEGGLRVAR; translated from the coding sequence ATGAGTTCATCGTGTATAGAAGATCTAAGCGTGCAAAACAGTCAATGGTATCGAATTGCCAGTGAAATGTTGCAGTCGGCAGACATCGAGGTTAATGGCTCGCGCCCTTTTGATATTCGCGTTAAAAATCCACACTTTTTCAAACGCGTCTTGCAAGAAGGCTCACTCGGTCTGGGTGAGAGCTATATGGATGGCTGGTGGGAGTGCGACCGTTTAGATATTTTCTTTCAGAAGGTGCTGCGCGCTGGGCTTGAGAATCAGCTGCCACACCACATCAAAGACACCTTGCGTGTCGCAGCGGCGCGTCTTACCAATCTTCAATCGAAAAAACGTGCATGGATCGTCGGCAAGGAACACTACGACTTAGGAAATGATCTCTTCAGCCTAATGCTCGATCCCTATATGCAATATTCCTGCGCCTACTGGAAAGATGCGACGACGCTAAAGCAGGCTCAGGAAGCTAAGCTAAAACTGATCTGTGAAAAGCTTCAACTGCGGCCAGGAATGACCCTGCTGGATATCGGCTGTGGCTGGGGCGGTCTGGCAGCTTATGCCGCGAAGAACTACGGCGTATCCGTTCACGGCGTCACCATTTCAGCAGAGCAACAGAAAATGGCTCAGGAACGCTGTAAAGATTTAGACGTGCAGATTTTGCTACAAGACTACCGTGACTTGAACGCACAGTACGATCGCATTGTGTCAGTGGGGATGTTCGAGCATGTCGGGCCAAAAAACTACCAAACCTACTTCAACGTGGTGGCGCGTAATTTGAAGCCTGATGGGCTTTTCTTACTGCATACTATTGGCGCAAACGAAACCAATATGCATGTGGATCCGTGGATCAATAAATATATCTTCCCTAATGGCTGCCTCCCCTCGGTTAAGCACATCGCAACCACCAGTGAAGGTAAATTCGTGATGGAAGACTGGCACAATATTGGGGCTGATTACGACCGCACGTTGATGGCTTGGTATGAACGTTTCGTCCAGAATTGGCCGAAGATCGAGCATAACTATTCTCAACGCTTCTTCCGCATGTTTAGCTATTATCTCAATGCCTGCGCGGGGGCTTTCCGCGCTCGAGATATCCAGCTATGGCAAGTGGTGTTTTCTCCTCGCGGAACTGAAGGCGGCCTGCGCGTAGCGCGATAA